The Rana temporaria chromosome 13, aRanTem1.1, whole genome shotgun sequence genome has a window encoding:
- the PBXIP1 gene encoding pre-B-cell leukemia transcription factor-interacting protein 1 isoform X3, protein MVSPMEEGIEAGSTVSPMEEGIEAGSMVSPMEEGIETGSMVSPMEEGSEPTAQNRLGGGGEGYFTVFLVLDGGKDSIVCQDPGEEMAESGENRDTENNWVIPNTEGLPVETVGYERAEPRPGHEGAKPAGPEPSAVPEREETGVQEVKGPESSLQEPESPPTTEIPPHQEKLEIPPEEEPQQRLGEESGLRRRLARYIEKLARFLPDSPPLGGLRSWGRSSASGTGGDLEEVSCSSSEDDAEGLRKRTARGAPPTSVGPAPREAAQEEAEAGISLTLNKCIIAAVALVALAGLIFTGGLGGDEDLPQSVVPRSARGGDEPPHIIAPHTIADIQEWLHQHADQFTGDPDSLQVMNDLLDKVAKENQEIRHIQAKLQAQKEELEALVHGGDKTTPEFRLTEENVRLKDALLREETGHLSAKEELQTLQEKVETLEADSGENELLTSENAQLKADLEAAKSQIEGFLTQKETLVAESQMLRQELDKQRSLVVSLRQDLEGMTSNTSQAEDEKGIKGQISEMSSRLVMEAQRSETWEKKYVEHAQKRKELVGEEAKPHGRKEWKKGDKWGKGSDSDAPGEQFRKPHFKHGKEHGKRRVEDGQPESQHEEWKGKKYENKREKKHRHWEGEKTGTEDGELHPHESDSWKDKGKENRWKDSPHHPDNEKNWKDKHSGHHHGEAGDGFHPRKGQREFSEGQNHGEDKRREHGDKAHGKNHRHHDHNKFWKKLSNHQYRVPEGCSGMEDCARKDGIDLFNVELKPVERKRFEEILQNYLAKCDLSKHLPELVPLLDGFFEGPYFAHQNIRFKDFVDDVEDFLEDLAKKETGNDDLVDDFERFVYTNFFGEAAIKKRSHKKDGHRKSYKSDRRPNPSKPEETTESDLNQTNPKFSNKIDFKVDADNSHYKPYKGKDRKGYSEKSGSPSRHHDDDDDNNDHGWRKHKFEKDAKSHQEDHHETSGCSFNQSVDFLHEQREWPKSNEKDPNHGYRSFHEKHHDRNKDGGHLNEEYKDRQGHLPKNKLKTEDHKDPHGKDRHGHNNSSFMDHGEDLERPFHHQPKQYRKKQEKDAINEYYRSSQPQYEKHEGHHHEHKPRKEGEGHHHEHKPRKEGEDHHHEHKPRKEGEGHHHENKPWKKDHSDHHEHKPRKEGDGDNHHKHKSWKEGDDDNHHKHKSLKEGDGDHHKHKSWKEGNGDHHKHKSWKEGDGDHHKHKSWKEGDGDHHKHKSWKEGDADHHKHKSLKEGDKNDHHKHKSWKEGDGDNHHKHKSLKEGDGDHHKHKSWKEGDGDHHKHKSMKEGDDDNHHKHKSLKEGDGDHHKHKSLKEGDGDHHKHKSWKEGDGDHHKHKSMKEGDDDDHHKHKSLKEGDGDHHKHKSWKEGDADHHKHKSLKEGDGDHYKHKSWKEGDGGNHHKHKSLKEGDDDDHHKHKSWKQGDGDHYKYKSLKEGDGDHHKHKSLKEGDGDHHKHKSWKEGDGDHRKHKSWKEGDGDHRKHKSWKEREGDNHKHKSWKESDGDHHKRKSGKDGEGHHLEHKQWKEQGHKHDDHRQKPYKDKLEENKHQSHHNKYDDNEHKSRSNHKDHGKNRNE, encoded by the exons ATGGTGTCACCGATGGAGGAGGGGATAGAAGCAGGAAGTACGGTGTCACCGATGGAGGAGGGGATAGAAGCAGGAAGTATGGTGTCACCGATGGAGGAGGGGATAGAAACAGGAAGTATGGTGTCACCGATGGAGGAAGGAAGTGAGCCGACGGCTCAGAATAGATTgggcgggggaggggaggggtactTCACAGTGTTTTTGGTCTTGGATGGAGGGAAGGATTCGATCGTCTGTCAG GATCCCGGAGAGGAGATggcggagagcggagaaaaccGCGACACCGAGAACAACTGGGTGATCCCCAATACTGAG GGCCTCCCAGTGGAGACGGTCGGGTACGAGCGCGCAGAACCGCGGCCCGGCCATGAAGGGGCGAAACCCGCAG GTCCAGAACCGTCCGCCGTTCCCGAGAGAGAGGAGACGGGAGTGCAGGAGGTGAAG GGGCCGGAGTCTTCTCTTCAGGAGCCTGAGTCTCCTCCCACCACCGAAATCCCGCCCCACCAGGAAAAGCTGGAGATCCCCCCAGAGGAGGAGCCGCAGCAGAGGCTGGGGGAGGAGTCAGGACTGCGCAGAAGATTGG CGCGTTACATTGAGAAGTTAGCGCGGTTCCTCCCCGATTCCCCACCGCTGGGCGGACTCAGGAGCTGGGGGCGGAGCTCTGCCAGCGGAACAG GAGGAGATCTGGAGGAAGTGAGCTGCTCCAGCAGCGAGGACGACGCGGAGGGTCTCCGGAAGCGTACTGCGAGAGGAGCTCCGCCCACCAGCGTAGGACCCGCCCCCAGGGAGGCCGCGCAGGAGGAGGCGGAGGCCGGGATCTCGCTCACCCTCAATAAATGTATTATTGCCGCCGTGGCTTTGGTGGCCCTCGCTGGCCTGATCTTCACAG GCGGCCTGGGAGGAGATGAAG ATCTCCCTCAGAGCGTCGTCCCGCGGAGCGCAAGAGGAGGAGACGAGCCGCCGCACATCATCGCGCCGCACACCATCGCCGACATCCAG GAGTGGCTTCATCAACATGCCGACCAGTTTACCGGGGATCCGGACAGCCTTCAGGTTATGAACGACCTTCTGGATAAAGTTGCCAAGGAAAACCAAGAGATTCGGCACATTCAGGCCAAACTTCAG GCTCAGAAGGAGGAACTGGAAGCGTTGGTGCACGGCGGAGACAAAACCACTCCGGAGTTTAGATTGACAGAAGAAAATGTGAGGCTGAAGGACGCTCTCCTCCGAGAAGAGACCGGTCACCTCTCCGCCAAGGAGGAACTGCAGACCCTACAGGAGAAGGTGGAGACCTTGGAGGCCGACAGTGGAGAGAACGAGCTCTTGACCTCTGAGAACGCCCAGCTGAAAGCCGACCTGGAGGCCGCCAAGAGCCAGATCGAGGGATTCCTGACTCAGAAGGAGACTCTGGTGGCAGAATCTCAGATGCTTCGCCAGGAGTTGGACAAACAGCGGTCGTTGGTGGTCTCCCTCAGGCAGGATCTGGAGGGCATGACGTCCAATACCAGCCAGGCGGAGGACGAGAAAGGAATAAAAGGCCAGATCTCGGAGATGAGCAGCAGGTTGGTGATGGAGGCTCAGAGGTCGGAGACGTGGGAGAAGAAGTACGTGGAGCATGCGCAGAAAAGGAAAGAGCTGGTCGGGGAAGAGGCGAAGCCCCATGGTCGTAAAGAATGGAAAAAAGGAGATAAGTGGGGTAAAGGTTCAGATTCGGACGCCCCAGGGGAACAGTTCAGGAAGCCGCATTTCAAACACGGAAAAGAACATGGAAAAAGACGGGTGGAAGACGGGCAACCGGAATCCCAGCATGAAGAATGGAAGGGTAAAAAGTACGAAAATAAGCGGGAAAAGAAGCATCGGCACTGGGAGGGGGAGAAAACCGGGACAGAAGATGGAGAGCTCCATCCACATGAGTCTGACAGCTGGAAGGACAAAGGCAAAGAGAACCGGTGGAAGGACTCGCCTCACCATCCCGACAACGAGAAAAACTGGAAGGACAAACACTCCGGTCATCACCACGGAGAAGCCGGAGATGGTTTCCACCCTCGCAAAGGCCAGAGAGAATTCTCCGAAGGCCAGAACCATGGAGAAGACAAGAGACGGGAACACGGGGACAAAGCCCACGGCAAAAACCACCGACACCATGACCATAACAAGTTCTGGAAGAAGCTCTCAAACCACCAGTACCGGGTTCCCGAAGGATGCTCCGGCATGGAAGACTGCGCCCGCAAAGACGGCATCGACCTTTTCAACGTAGAGCTGAAACCGGTTGAGAGGAAACGGTTCGAAGAGATCCTGCAGAACTACCTGGCCAAGTGCGATCTCTCCAAACACCTCCCCGAGCTGGTACCTCTGCTTGATGGCTTCTTCGAGGGGCCCTATTTCGCCCATCAGAATATCCGCTTTAAGGACTTTGTGGACGATGTGGAAGACTTCCTGGAGGACCTCGCAAAGAAGGAGACCGGGAATGATGACCTGGTGGATGATTTCGAGAGATTTGTCTACACCAACTTCTTTGGAGAGGCCGCCATTAAGAAAAG ATCACACAAGAAAGATGGCCACCGAAAAAGCTACAAATCCGACCGCCGACCCAACCCCAGTAAACCGGAGGAGACGACCGAATCCGACCTCAACCAAACCAACCCGAAATTTTCAAACAAGATAGACTTCAAAGTGGATGCAGACAATTCTCACTACAAACCCTACAAGGGGAAAGATAGGAAGGGTTACAGTGAAAAGTCCGGGTCTCCGAGCCGCCAtcacgacgacgacgacgacaaCAATGATCACGGATGGAGGAAACATAAATTCGAGAAAGATGCAAAATCCCATCAGGAGGACCATCATGAGACATCGGGATGTTCCTTCAACCAGAGCGTAGATTTCCTTCATGAGCAGAGAGAGTGGCCTAAGTCCAATGAGAAGGATCCCAACCACGGTTACAGATCCTTCCATGAAAAGCACCATGACAGAAACAAAGATGGTGGACATCTTAATGAGGAATACAAGGACAGGCAAGGACACCTTCCCAAGAATAAGCTCAAGACAGAAGACCATAAAGATCCACATGGAAAGGACAGACATGGACACAATAATTCATCTTTTATGGACCACGGTGAAGACCTGGAACGGCCATTTCACCATCAACCTAAACAATACAGGAAGAAACAGGAGAAAGACGCCATTAATGAGTATTATCGGTCATCTCAGCCACAATATGAAAAACATGAGG GTCACCACCATGAACACAAGCCAAGGAAGGAAGGTGAGGGTCACCACCATGAACACAAGCCAAGGAAGGAAGGTGAGGATCACCACCATGAACACAAGCCAAGGAAGGAAGGTGAGGGTCATCACCATGAAAACAAGCCATGGAAAAAAGATCACAGTGACCATCATGAACACAAGCCAAGGAAGGAAGGTGATGGTGACAACCACCATAAACACAAGTCATGGAAGGAAGGTGATGACGACAACCACCATAAGCACAAGTCATTGAAGGAAGGTGATGGAGACCACCATAAACACAAATCATGGAAGGAAGGTAATGGAGACCACCATAAACACAAGTCATGGAAGGAAGGTGATGGAGACCACCATAAACACAAGTCATGGAAGGAAGGTGATGGAGACCATCATAAACACAAGTCATGGAAGGAAGGTGATGCAGACCACCATAAACACAAGTCATTGAAGGAAGGTGATAAAAACGACCACCATAAACACAAATCATGGAAGGAAGGTGATGGTGACAACCACCATAAGCACAAGTCATTGAAGGAAGGTGATGGAGACCACCATAAACACAAATCATGGAAGGAAGGTGATGGTGACCACCATAAACACAAGTCAATGAAGGAAGGTGATGACGACAACCACCATAAGCACAAGTCATTGAAGGAAGGTGATGGAGACCACCATAAGCACAAGTCATTGAAGGAAGGTGATGGAGACCACCATAAACACAAATCATGGAAGGAAGGTGATGGTGACCACCATAAACACAAGTCAATGAAGGAAGGTGATGATGACGACCACCATAAGCACAAGTCATTGAAGGAAGGTGATGGAGACCACCATAAACACAAATCATGGAAGGAAGGTGATGCAGACCACCATAAACACAAGTCATTGAAGGAAG GTGATGGAGACCACTATAAACACAAATCATGGAAGGAAGGTGATGGTGGCAACCACCATAAGCACAAGTCATTGAAGGAAGGTGATGATGACGACCACCATAAGCACAAATCATGGAAGCAAGGTGATGGTGACCACTATAAATACAAGTCATTGAAGGAAGGTGATGGAGACCACCATAAGCACAAGTCATTGAAGGAAGGTGATGGAGACCACCATAAACACAAGTCATGGAAGGAAGGTGATGGAGACCACCGTAAACACAAGTCATGGAAGGAAGGTGATGGAGACCACCGTAAACACAAGTCATGGAAGGAACGTGAGGGTGACAACCATAAACACAAGTCATGGAAGGAAAGTGATGGTGACCATCATAAACGCAAGTCAGGGAAGGATGGTGAAGGCCACCACCTTGAACATAAGCAATGGAAGGAGCAAGGCCACAAGCATGATGACCACAGACAGAAACCCTACAAGGACAAGTTGGAAGAAAACAAACATCAATCCCACCATAACAAGTACGATGACAATGAGCATAAATCCAGATCCAACCACAAAGACCATGGAAAAAATAGGAACGAATAG
- the PBXIP1 gene encoding pre-B-cell leukemia transcription factor-interacting protein 1 isoform X10: protein MAESGENRDTENNWVIPNTEGLPVETVGYERAEPRPGHEGAKPAGPEPSAVPEREETGVQEVKGPESSLQEPESPPTTEIPPHQEKLEIPPEEEPQQRLGEESGLRRRLARYIEKLARFLPDSPPLGGLRSWGRSSASGTGGDLEEVSCSSSEDDAEGLRKRTARGAPPTSVGPAPREAAQEEAEAGISLTLNKCIIAAVALVALAGLIFTGGLGGDEDLPQSVVPRSARGGDEPPHIIAPHTIADIQEWLHQHADQFTGDPDSLQVMNDLLDKVAKENQEIRHIQAKLQAQKEELEALVHGGDKTTPEFRLTEENVRLKDALLREETGHLSAKEELQTLQEKVETLEADSGENELLTSENAQLKADLEAAKSQIEGFLTQKETLVAESQMLRQELDKQRSLVVSLRQDLEGMTSNTSQAEDEKGIKGQISEMSSRLVMEAQRSETWEKKYVEHAQKRKELVGEEAKPHGRKEWKKGDKWGKGSDSDAPGEQFRKPHFKHGKEHGKRRVEDGQPESQHEEWKGKKYENKREKKHRHWEGEKTGTEDGELHPHESDSWKDKGKENRWKDSPHHPDNEKNWKDKHSGHHHGEAGDGFHPRKGQREFSEGQNHGEDKRREHGDKAHGKNHRHHDHNKFWKKLSNHQYRVPEGCSGMEDCARKDGIDLFNVELKPVERKRFEEILQNYLAKCDLSKHLPELVPLLDGFFEGPYFAHQNIRFKDFVDDVEDFLEDLAKKETGNDDLVDDFERFVYTNFFGEAAIKKRSHKKDGHRKSYKSDRRPNPSKPEETTESDLNQTNPKFSNKIDFKVDADNSHYKPYKGKDRKGYSEKSGSPSRHHDDDDDNNDHGWRKHKFEKDAKSHQEDHHETSGCSFNQSVDFLHEQREWPKSNEKDPNHGYRSFHEKHHDRNKDGGHLNEEYKDRQGHLPKNKLKTEDHKDPHGKDRHGHNNSSFMDHGEDLERPFHHQPKQYRKKQEKDAINEYYRSSQPQYEKHEGHHHEHKPRKEGEGHHHEHKPRKEGEDHHHEHKPRKEGEGHHHENKPWKKDHSDHHEHKPRKEGDGDNHHKHKSWKEGDDDNHHKHKSLKEGDGDHHKHKSWKEGNGDHHKHKSWKEGDGDHHKHKSWKEGDGDHHKHKSWKEGDADHHKHKSLKEGDKNDHHKHKSWKEGDGDNHHKHKSLKEGDGDHHKHKSWKEGDGDHHKHKSMKEGDDDNHHKHKSLKEGDGDHHKHKSLKEGDGDHHKHKSWKEGDGDHHKHKSMKEGDDDDHHKHKSLKEGDGDHHKHKSWKEGDADHHKHKSLKEGDKNDHHKHKSWKEGDGDNHHKHKSLKEGDGDHYKHKSWKEGDGGNHHKHKSLKEGDDDDHHKHKSWKQGDGDHYKYKSLKEGDGDHHKHKSLKEGDGDHHKHKSWKEGDGDHRKHKSWKEGDGDHRKHKSWKEREGDNHKHKSWKESDGDHHKRKSGKDGEGHHLEHKQWKEQGHKHDDHRQKPYKDKLEENKHQSHHNKYDDNEHKSRSNHKDHGKNRNE from the exons ATggcggagagcggagaaaaccGCGACACCGAGAACAACTGGGTGATCCCCAATACTGAG GGCCTCCCAGTGGAGACGGTCGGGTACGAGCGCGCAGAACCGCGGCCCGGCCATGAAGGGGCGAAACCCGCAG GTCCAGAACCGTCCGCCGTTCCCGAGAGAGAGGAGACGGGAGTGCAGGAGGTGAAG GGGCCGGAGTCTTCTCTTCAGGAGCCTGAGTCTCCTCCCACCACCGAAATCCCGCCCCACCAGGAAAAGCTGGAGATCCCCCCAGAGGAGGAGCCGCAGCAGAGGCTGGGGGAGGAGTCAGGACTGCGCAGAAGATTGG CGCGTTACATTGAGAAGTTAGCGCGGTTCCTCCCCGATTCCCCACCGCTGGGCGGACTCAGGAGCTGGGGGCGGAGCTCTGCCAGCGGAACAG GAGGAGATCTGGAGGAAGTGAGCTGCTCCAGCAGCGAGGACGACGCGGAGGGTCTCCGGAAGCGTACTGCGAGAGGAGCTCCGCCCACCAGCGTAGGACCCGCCCCCAGGGAGGCCGCGCAGGAGGAGGCGGAGGCCGGGATCTCGCTCACCCTCAATAAATGTATTATTGCCGCCGTGGCTTTGGTGGCCCTCGCTGGCCTGATCTTCACAG GCGGCCTGGGAGGAGATGAAG ATCTCCCTCAGAGCGTCGTCCCGCGGAGCGCAAGAGGAGGAGACGAGCCGCCGCACATCATCGCGCCGCACACCATCGCCGACATCCAG GAGTGGCTTCATCAACATGCCGACCAGTTTACCGGGGATCCGGACAGCCTTCAGGTTATGAACGACCTTCTGGATAAAGTTGCCAAGGAAAACCAAGAGATTCGGCACATTCAGGCCAAACTTCAG GCTCAGAAGGAGGAACTGGAAGCGTTGGTGCACGGCGGAGACAAAACCACTCCGGAGTTTAGATTGACAGAAGAAAATGTGAGGCTGAAGGACGCTCTCCTCCGAGAAGAGACCGGTCACCTCTCCGCCAAGGAGGAACTGCAGACCCTACAGGAGAAGGTGGAGACCTTGGAGGCCGACAGTGGAGAGAACGAGCTCTTGACCTCTGAGAACGCCCAGCTGAAAGCCGACCTGGAGGCCGCCAAGAGCCAGATCGAGGGATTCCTGACTCAGAAGGAGACTCTGGTGGCAGAATCTCAGATGCTTCGCCAGGAGTTGGACAAACAGCGGTCGTTGGTGGTCTCCCTCAGGCAGGATCTGGAGGGCATGACGTCCAATACCAGCCAGGCGGAGGACGAGAAAGGAATAAAAGGCCAGATCTCGGAGATGAGCAGCAGGTTGGTGATGGAGGCTCAGAGGTCGGAGACGTGGGAGAAGAAGTACGTGGAGCATGCGCAGAAAAGGAAAGAGCTGGTCGGGGAAGAGGCGAAGCCCCATGGTCGTAAAGAATGGAAAAAAGGAGATAAGTGGGGTAAAGGTTCAGATTCGGACGCCCCAGGGGAACAGTTCAGGAAGCCGCATTTCAAACACGGAAAAGAACATGGAAAAAGACGGGTGGAAGACGGGCAACCGGAATCCCAGCATGAAGAATGGAAGGGTAAAAAGTACGAAAATAAGCGGGAAAAGAAGCATCGGCACTGGGAGGGGGAGAAAACCGGGACAGAAGATGGAGAGCTCCATCCACATGAGTCTGACAGCTGGAAGGACAAAGGCAAAGAGAACCGGTGGAAGGACTCGCCTCACCATCCCGACAACGAGAAAAACTGGAAGGACAAACACTCCGGTCATCACCACGGAGAAGCCGGAGATGGTTTCCACCCTCGCAAAGGCCAGAGAGAATTCTCCGAAGGCCAGAACCATGGAGAAGACAAGAGACGGGAACACGGGGACAAAGCCCACGGCAAAAACCACCGACACCATGACCATAACAAGTTCTGGAAGAAGCTCTCAAACCACCAGTACCGGGTTCCCGAAGGATGCTCCGGCATGGAAGACTGCGCCCGCAAAGACGGCATCGACCTTTTCAACGTAGAGCTGAAACCGGTTGAGAGGAAACGGTTCGAAGAGATCCTGCAGAACTACCTGGCCAAGTGCGATCTCTCCAAACACCTCCCCGAGCTGGTACCTCTGCTTGATGGCTTCTTCGAGGGGCCCTATTTCGCCCATCAGAATATCCGCTTTAAGGACTTTGTGGACGATGTGGAAGACTTCCTGGAGGACCTCGCAAAGAAGGAGACCGGGAATGATGACCTGGTGGATGATTTCGAGAGATTTGTCTACACCAACTTCTTTGGAGAGGCCGCCATTAAGAAAAG ATCACACAAGAAAGATGGCCACCGAAAAAGCTACAAATCCGACCGCCGACCCAACCCCAGTAAACCGGAGGAGACGACCGAATCCGACCTCAACCAAACCAACCCGAAATTTTCAAACAAGATAGACTTCAAAGTGGATGCAGACAATTCTCACTACAAACCCTACAAGGGGAAAGATAGGAAGGGTTACAGTGAAAAGTCCGGGTCTCCGAGCCGCCAtcacgacgacgacgacgacaaCAATGATCACGGATGGAGGAAACATAAATTCGAGAAAGATGCAAAATCCCATCAGGAGGACCATCATGAGACATCGGGATGTTCCTTCAACCAGAGCGTAGATTTCCTTCATGAGCAGAGAGAGTGGCCTAAGTCCAATGAGAAGGATCCCAACCACGGTTACAGATCCTTCCATGAAAAGCACCATGACAGAAACAAAGATGGTGGACATCTTAATGAGGAATACAAGGACAGGCAAGGACACCTTCCCAAGAATAAGCTCAAGACAGAAGACCATAAAGATCCACATGGAAAGGACAGACATGGACACAATAATTCATCTTTTATGGACCACGGTGAAGACCTGGAACGGCCATTTCACCATCAACCTAAACAATACAGGAAGAAACAGGAGAAAGACGCCATTAATGAGTATTATCGGTCATCTCAGCCACAATATGAAAAACATGAGG GTCACCACCATGAACACAAGCCAAGGAAGGAAGGTGAGGGTCACCACCATGAACACAAGCCAAGGAAGGAAGGTGAGGATCACCACCATGAACACAAGCCAAGGAAGGAAGGTGAGGGTCATCACCATGAAAACAAGCCATGGAAAAAAGATCACAGTGACCATCATGAACACAAGCCAAGGAAGGAAGGTGATGGTGACAACCACCATAAACACAAGTCATGGAAGGAAGGTGATGACGACAACCACCATAAGCACAAGTCATTGAAGGAAGGTGATGGAGACCACCATAAACACAAATCATGGAAGGAAGGTAATGGAGACCACCATAAACACAAGTCATGGAAGGAAGGTGATGGAGACCACCATAAACACAAGTCATGGAAGGAAGGTGATGGAGACCATCATAAACACAAGTCATGGAAGGAAGGTGATGCAGACCACCATAAACACAAGTCATTGAAGGAAGGTGATAAAAACGACCACCATAAACACAAATCATGGAAGGAAGGTGATGGTGACAACCACCATAAGCACAAGTCATTGAAGGAAGGTGATGGAGACCACCATAAACACAAATCATGGAAGGAAGGTGATGGTGACCACCATAAACACAAGTCAATGAAGGAAGGTGATGACGACAACCACCATAAGCACAAGTCATTGAAGGAAGGTGATGGAGACCACCATAAGCACAAGTCATTGAAGGAAGGTGATGGAGACCACCATAAACACAAATCATGGAAGGAAGGTGATGGTGACCACCATAAACACAAGTCAATGAAGGAAGGTGATGATGACGACCACCATAAGCACAAGTCATTGAAGGAAGGTGATGGAGACCACCATAAACACAAATCATGGAAGGAAGGTGATGCAGACCACCATAAACACAAGTCATTGAAGGAAGGTGATAAAAACGACCACCATAAACACAAATCATGGAAGGAAGGTGATGGTGACAACCACCATAAGCACAAGTCATTGAAGGAAGGTGATGGAGACCACTATAAACACAAATCATGGAAGGAAGGTGATGGTGGCAACCACCATAAGCACAAGTCATTGAAGGAAGGTGATGATGACGACCACCATAAGCACAAATCATGGAAGCAAGGTGATGGTGACCACTATAAATACAAGTCATTGAAGGAAGGTGATGGAGACCACCATAAGCACAAGTCATTGAAGGAAGGTGATGGAGACCACCATAAACACAAGTCATGGAAGGAAGGTGATGGAGACCACCGTAAACACAAGTCATGGAAGGAAGGTGATGGAGACCACCGTAAACACAAGTCATGGAAGGAACGTGAGGGTGACAACCATAAACACAAGTCATGGAAGGAAAGTGATGGTGACCATCATAAACGCAAGTCAGGGAAGGATGGTGAAGGCCACCACCTTGAACATAAGCAATGGAAGGAGCAAGGCCACAAGCATGATGACCACAGACAGAAACCCTACAAGGACAAGTTGGAAGAAAACAAACATCAATCCCACCATAACAAGTACGATGACAATGAGCATAAATCCAGATCCAACCACAAAGACCATGGAAAAAATAGGAACGAATAG